A stretch of Campylobacter showae DNA encodes these proteins:
- the panC gene encoding pantoate--beta-alanine ligase, whose amino-acid sequence MQILRTAEQLRDFVAANPEDIGFVPTMGALHDGHASLIEKCVAENKTAIVSTFVNPVQFLAGEDFESYPKNEQNDAKICEELGVHAMFAPEARELYFDTEPLISAPENLASVLEGKTRPGHFDGVLRVLNKLFNLTNAKRVYMGKKDAQQLLIVRNFVKTCFLNLEIVPCEIVRARDGLALSSRNAYLDEGQKLEALKLSHSLKKASNLIAAGELNAQTIKGEMLQTLEPLNVDYVAIADRNLNEISLIEPDNTIILVAAYVGKTRLIDNLWV is encoded by the coding sequence ATGCAAATTTTAAGAACAGCAGAACAGCTGCGAGATTTCGTCGCGGCAAATCCCGAAGATATCGGCTTCGTACCCACAATGGGCGCACTTCACGACGGACACGCTAGCCTCATAGAAAAGTGCGTAGCGGAAAACAAAACCGCGATCGTTTCGACTTTTGTAAACCCGGTGCAGTTTTTAGCAGGCGAGGACTTTGAGAGCTATCCAAAAAACGAACAAAACGACGCTAAAATTTGCGAGGAGCTGGGCGTGCATGCGATGTTTGCGCCTGAGGCTAGGGAGCTATATTTTGATACCGAGCCACTAATCAGTGCGCCTGAAAATTTAGCAAGCGTACTCGAGGGCAAGACTCGCCCCGGACACTTTGACGGCGTACTTCGCGTGCTAAACAAGCTCTTTAATCTAACAAACGCAAAGCGCGTCTATATGGGCAAAAAGGACGCGCAGCAGCTACTCATCGTGCGTAATTTCGTCAAGACCTGTTTTTTAAATTTAGAGATCGTGCCTTGCGAGATCGTTCGCGCGCGCGACGGACTGGCGCTTAGCTCGCGAAACGCCTACCTAGACGAAGGGCAAAAGCTTGAAGCGCTTAAGCTTTCGCATTCGCTTAAAAAAGCCTCAAATTTGATCGCAGCCGGCGAACTAAACGCACAAACGATAAAAGGCGAGATGCTACAAACCCTAGAGCCGCTAAACGTCGACTACGTCGCGATCGCGGATAGAAATTTAAACGAAATCTCGCTAATAGAACCGGACAACACCATCATCCTAGTCGCCGCGTACGTTGGCAAAACGCGTCTGATCGACAATCTGTGGGTATAA
- the exbD gene encoding TonB system transport protein ExbD, with protein sequence MPKKEGLNVIPLIDIMLVLLAIVLSISTFIAQGNIKIDLPNSESAEKKQDENDKIAVLINKDNEFFIGEEKIAEENLKEKLNEIKNETLIELKSDKESKFDSFIKVIDILKEKNHENFAITTTTE encoded by the coding sequence ATGCCTAAAAAAGAGGGATTAAACGTAATCCCACTCATAGATATTATGCTCGTTTTGCTAGCTATCGTGCTTAGCATCTCTACCTTTATCGCTCAGGGCAATATCAAAATCGACCTGCCAAACAGCGAGAGCGCGGAAAAAAAGCAAGACGAAAACGATAAAATAGCCGTTTTAATTAATAAAGATAATGAATTTTTTATAGGCGAAGAGAAAATCGCCGAGGAAAATTTAAAAGAAAAGCTAAACGAGATAAAAAACGAAACATTAATAGAACTCAAAAGCGATAAAGAGAGTAAATTCGACTCGTTTATCAAGGTTATCGACATACTAAAAGAAAAAAATCATGAAAATTTCGCTATCACAACAACAACTGAATAG
- a CDS encoding energy transducer TonB: MKISLSQQQLNRRASFTGLGVSILLHSILIGSFIKFYEELKPMPEEKSVKIALNTFTPAAAPLPPAPTPPAPPPPAPPAPPPPEPVVTPPEPPKPVEPPKPIEKPKPVEKPKPIEKPVEKPKPKPTPKPVKKPEPEPQVAQATPPAQPSPPTPTPPAAQPSSAPSSNVKSNLPPSGAETVGEFNFATSAGDERFSKIQKAIQKHHKYPKRAQKMRHQGVVEVSFLYKKDGTVRDVKVIKSSGFETLDEAAVELINRAAPDFPTLDRDYVIKIPVSYKLT; the protein is encoded by the coding sequence ATGAAAATTTCGCTATCACAACAACAACTGAATAGACGCGCCAGCTTTACGGGGCTTGGCGTTTCTATCCTGTTGCACTCTATCCTCATCGGATCTTTTATCAAATTTTACGAAGAACTAAAACCGATGCCGGAAGAAAAAAGCGTCAAGATAGCGCTAAATACCTTTACGCCAGCAGCAGCTCCGCTCCCGCCGGCACCCACCCCACCAGCGCCGCCGCCTCCAGCCCCGCCTGCGCCTCCTCCGCCAGAACCTGTCGTCACGCCGCCGGAGCCGCCAAAACCGGTCGAGCCGCCTAAGCCGATAGAAAAACCAAAACCTGTGGAAAAGCCAAAACCGATAGAAAAGCCAGTTGAAAAGCCAAAGCCTAAACCTACGCCAAAACCGGTTAAAAAGCCTGAGCCGGAACCGCAAGTCGCGCAAGCAACGCCGCCCGCACAGCCGTCGCCGCCTACTCCTACGCCGCCGGCAGCGCAGCCTAGCAGCGCTCCAAGCTCGAACGTAAAATCAAATTTACCGCCTAGCGGAGCTGAAACGGTCGGGGAATTTAACTTCGCGACATCAGCTGGCGACGAGAGATTTTCTAAAATCCAAAAGGCAATACAAAAGCACCACAAATACCCTAAACGCGCGCAAAAAATGCGACATCAAGGCGTCGTAGAGGTTAGCTTTTTATACAAAAAAGATGGCACCGTCCGCGACGTAAAAGTGATAAAAAGCTCAGGCTTTGAGACGCTAGACGAGGCCGCGGTCGAGCTCATAAACCGTGCTGCGCCTGATTTTCCGACGCTTGATCGCGACTACGTCATCAAAATCCCGGTTAGCTACAAACTCACCTAA
- the rimO gene encoding 30S ribosomal protein S12 methylthiotransferase RimO: MGKLHLVSLGCNKNLVDSEIMLGRLSNYEITSDVASADVIIVNTCGFINSAKEESIRAILDMHEARKKGSLLVVTGCLMQRYREELMKELPEVDLFTGVGDYDKIDEIILKKQNLFSPDTYLQASEERVITGSNYHAYIKISEGCNQKCSFCAIPTFKGKLKSRALENIVDEVQKLVKKGYYDFSFLSQDSSSYMRDHAVSDGLISLIDAVEKIEGVKTARILYLYPSTTSNALIERIIASRVFVNYFDMPIQHSSEKMLKIMRRGSGAVRIKELLNLMKKAPGAFLRTGVIVGHPGESEAEFDELCAFLQEFKFDRVSAFAYSKEEDTLSYEMEQLPAKIISKRLSKIEKITRAAIEASFARELGQKFIVSLEGESSEGEMFYAAKKALWDKDIDGEILINESDVEQLETGGRYWCEITQVAGAQALGKITAKA, from the coding sequence ATGGGCAAGCTTCACTTAGTATCCTTAGGCTGTAACAAAAATCTGGTGGATTCTGAAATCATGCTCGGACGCCTCTCAAACTACGAGATCACGTCCGACGTCGCTAGCGCCGACGTCATCATCGTAAATACCTGCGGCTTTATAAACTCGGCCAAAGAGGAGAGTATCCGCGCGATCCTTGATATGCACGAAGCTCGTAAAAAAGGCTCTTTGCTCGTAGTCACCGGCTGTCTCATGCAGCGATACCGCGAGGAGCTGATGAAGGAGCTGCCCGAGGTTGATCTATTTACCGGCGTCGGAGACTACGACAAGATCGATGAAATCATCCTAAAAAAGCAAAATTTATTTAGCCCTGACACCTACCTACAAGCAAGCGAAGAGCGCGTGATAACGGGCTCAAACTACCACGCCTACATCAAAATTTCAGAAGGCTGTAATCAAAAATGCAGCTTCTGCGCGATCCCGACCTTTAAAGGTAAGCTAAAATCCCGCGCGCTCGAAAACATCGTAGACGAGGTGCAAAAGCTCGTAAAAAAGGGCTACTACGACTTTAGCTTCCTCTCGCAGGATAGCAGCTCGTATATGCGCGATCACGCGGTTAGCGACGGGCTCATCTCTCTCATCGACGCGGTCGAAAAGATCGAGGGCGTCAAAACCGCGCGCATACTCTATCTCTATCCGAGCACGACCTCAAACGCGCTAATTGAGCGCATCATCGCCTCGCGGGTATTTGTAAACTACTTTGATATGCCGATCCAGCACTCAAGCGAGAAAATGCTAAAAATCATGAGGCGCGGAAGCGGCGCGGTGCGAATCAAAGAGCTTTTAAATTTGATGAAAAAGGCACCAGGTGCGTTTTTACGAACTGGCGTCATCGTCGGACATCCGGGCGAGAGTGAAGCCGAATTTGACGAGCTTTGCGCGTTTTTGCAGGAGTTTAAATTTGACCGCGTTTCGGCGTTTGCTTATTCGAAAGAGGAGGACACGCTCTCGTACGAGATGGAGCAGTTGCCCGCCAAAATAATCTCAAAGCGCCTAAGCAAGATCGAAAAGATCACTCGCGCCGCGATCGAGGCGAGCTTCGCGCGGGAGCTGGGGCAAAAATTTATCGTCTCGCTTGAGGGCGAAAGCAGCGAGGGAGAGATGTTTTACGCCGCAAAAAAAGCGCTCTGGGACAAGGATATCGACGGCGAAATTTTAATCAACGAAAGCGACGTGGAGCAGCTAGAAACCGGCGGTCGCTACTGGTGCGAGATCACGCAGGTAGCGGGTGCTCAGGCACTGGGTAAGATCACGGCAAAGGCCTAA
- a CDS encoding TonB-dependent receptor domain-containing protein, whose amino-acid sequence MSFNNVAKISFVAALAIGANAAENVTLSGVEVSSTSGGYGVDDVKISTRNAGILKDVMRDIPGVYVGGTNGMNQKIYMRGVSDRGLNITIDGAKQNGNTFHHNADLLIDPDLIKAIDVEVGARSVVNGAGALGGSVAFRTVDARDLLEEGEIIGAKIKTGYASNNDEFSQGLMVFTAPVEGLDFLAAINHKGYDYGKSGNGKKIGGDGNDLSYLFKLGYSFLDAHRISLSHEHNHYKGLYPLRAEFGSWHTNDDYRKYERDTTTLKYEFTPSELLNLDVTAYHTKHQRIDGSKWGVKTRGLSAKAKTAIETGDVTQTLRYGAEYYHSENFNKPQNNRPEKVNNYSFYLEDAIKFAGLTVTPGIRYERHELKTYNGTGTNIGGYKYKFDEFTPALALDYEFMKGLGVFASYAKVFRGPDVMESMLASGASRGTALGYRANPDLKATTGDSYEIGGRYKGEFSETGHVSFVAKYFKTKYKNLIVDNNAAGGRINPVLYRINAGGADIDGVELLARLNLDALSLGASYTHQKVRYKDRVRNGSGGYYTSNIIGYRDQGDKYTFNAEYSINAIDTLVGYNLIYFASKDTTSAGNDAAVHIPSYAVSDVYLTYAPSSGKFKGLEINAGVYNVFNKAYVSQSQRMAEYTGDANAIDWEPGRNFKVNVSYKF is encoded by the coding sequence ATGAGTTTTAACAATGTTGCGAAGATTTCTTTCGTCGCGGCTCTAGCTATCGGCGCAAATGCCGCCGAAAACGTAACGCTAAGCGGCGTAGAGGTAAGCAGCACTAGCGGCGGCTACGGCGTGGACGACGTAAAAATAAGCACGAGAAACGCAGGCATACTAAAAGACGTCATGCGCGATATCCCAGGCGTTTACGTAGGCGGCACAAACGGTATGAACCAAAAAATCTACATGAGAGGCGTGAGCGACCGCGGCCTAAATATCACGATCGACGGCGCGAAACAAAACGGAAATACCTTTCACCACAACGCAGACCTCCTGATCGACCCCGATCTAATCAAGGCCATCGACGTTGAGGTCGGTGCGCGCTCTGTGGTAAACGGCGCTGGGGCTCTGGGCGGTTCGGTAGCCTTTAGGACGGTGGACGCTAGAGATCTGCTAGAAGAGGGCGAAATCATCGGCGCGAAAATCAAAACGGGCTACGCCTCAAACAACGACGAATTTTCGCAAGGACTCATGGTTTTTACCGCGCCAGTCGAGGGGCTTGACTTTTTAGCCGCAATAAATCACAAAGGTTACGACTACGGTAAAAGCGGCAATGGCAAAAAAATCGGCGGCGATGGCAACGACCTTAGCTATCTTTTTAAGCTCGGATATAGCTTTTTAGACGCGCACAGGATATCGCTCTCTCACGAACACAACCACTACAAGGGACTTTATCCTTTAAGAGCAGAATTTGGTAGTTGGCATACAAATGATGACTACCGCAAATACGAGCGCGACACGACGACGTTAAAGTACGAATTTACGCCGAGCGAACTGCTAAATCTAGACGTAACGGCGTATCATACGAAGCATCAGAGGATCGACGGTAGCAAATGGGGCGTAAAAACTAGAGGCCTAAGCGCGAAAGCAAAAACCGCGATAGAGACGGGCGACGTGACGCAGACGCTAAGATACGGCGCGGAGTACTACCACAGCGAGAACTTTAACAAACCGCAAAACAACCGTCCCGAAAAAGTAAACAACTACTCGTTTTACTTAGAGGACGCGATCAAATTTGCAGGCCTAACTGTGACTCCTGGCATCAGATACGAGCGCCACGAGCTAAAGACATATAACGGCACGGGCACAAATATCGGCGGGTACAAATACAAATTTGACGAATTTACGCCAGCTCTCGCGCTTGATTACGAGTTTATGAAAGGGCTTGGAGTATTTGCTAGCTATGCTAAAGTCTTTAGAGGACCTGACGTTATGGAGTCTATGCTAGCTAGCGGCGCTAGTAGGGGTACGGCGCTAGGATACAGAGCAAACCCTGATCTAAAGGCCACTACGGGCGATAGCTACGAGATCGGCGGACGCTACAAGGGCGAGTTTAGCGAAACGGGACACGTTAGCTTTGTAGCTAAATACTTTAAAACCAAATACAAAAACCTAATCGTAGATAATAACGCAGCAGGCGGGCGTATAAATCCGGTGCTTTATAGGATCAACGCAGGCGGCGCGGATATCGACGGCGTCGAGCTTTTGGCGAGGTTAAACCTCGACGCGCTAAGCTTAGGCGCTAGCTATACTCATCAAAAAGTAAGATATAAAGACCGCGTAAGAAACGGCAGCGGCGGCTACTACACGTCAAATATTATCGGCTACCGCGACCAAGGCGACAAATACACCTTTAACGCCGAGTATTCGATAAACGCTATCGACACGCTTGTGGGTTATAATCTTATTTATTTTGCCTCGAAAGACACGACGAGTGCTGGCAACGACGCTGCTGTACATATCCCGAGCTATGCCGTGAGCGACGTCTATCTCACTTATGCGCCAAGCAGCGGTAAATTTAAGGGACTTGAGATAAACGCGGGCGTTTATAACGTATTTAACAAAGCCTACGTCTCGCAATCTCAAAGAATGGCTGAATACACCGGCGATGCGAACGCAATCGACTGGGAGCCGGGCAGAAACTTTAAGGTTAACGTCTCTTATAAATTTTAA
- the exbB gene encoding TonB-system energizer ExbB, with the protein MEFLKHNVDYVIIGILGLMSFTVVWLTIERLIFYANVKFENYKNQDDFEESVTRNLTTLYIVYSNAPYIGLLGTVAGIMVTFYDMGMSGGIDTKSIMVGLSLALKATALGLIVAIPTLMIYNAFMRKVDVLVNRYKASRENA; encoded by the coding sequence ATGGAATTTCTCAAACACAACGTCGATTACGTTATCATCGGTATCTTAGGGCTTATGAGTTTTACGGTAGTGTGGCTTACGATAGAGCGCTTGATCTTTTACGCAAACGTTAAATTTGAAAACTACAAGAACCAAGACGACTTTGAAGAGAGCGTAACTAGAAATTTAACAACGCTTTATATCGTTTATTCAAATGCGCCGTATATCGGGCTTTTGGGTACGGTTGCGGGCATCATGGTAACCTTTTACGACATGGGTATGAGCGGCGGCATCGATACTAAAAGCATCATGGTCGGCCTGTCTCTCGCGCTAAAAGCAACCGCGCTAGGCCTCATCGTCGCGATACCGACGCTAATGATCTACAACGCGTTTATGAGAAAAGTGGACGTACTCGTAAACCGCTACAAGGCTTCACGTGAGAATGCCTAA
- a CDS encoding FAD-dependent oxidoreductase has product MTNYDIIVIGFGKAGKTLAVKAANLGKKVAVIEKSAQMYGGTCINVGCIPTKKLVNLSKEAKYVNNNVAGEYFTLSVEKKDKLISALRAKNFAMLDGNANVDVINGTAKFIDKNSVEVTAADGSKSTLTAPTIVINTGSVNEKPSFEVSSNLAFDSTGVLNLKTLPKHLVVVGGGYIGLEFASMFAEFGSKVTIVARSGVLKNEDEDVKQSVKALLQTQGVEILEGCEVKNLKDGTLNFTQNGEPKSLDADAFLLATGRVAATAELNLSAAGVQTDAKGNVSVNEFLQTAQPHIYAVGDVRGGELFTYTSLDDFRIVFDKLFGAGKRSTLNRSPHASTLFTETPLASIGLSEKRATAQNLDFKVLKLALAAVPGAKVVGNETGFLKAIVDAKSGKILGAAFHCVYANELINEIAIAMALGAGADFFKNQIFTHPSISEALNDLFGQF; this is encoded by the coding sequence ATGACAAACTACGATATCATCGTCATCGGCTTTGGCAAGGCCGGCAAAACTCTCGCCGTAAAAGCCGCAAATTTAGGCAAAAAAGTCGCCGTGATTGAAAAATCAGCGCAGATGTACGGCGGAACGTGCATAAACGTCGGCTGCATCCCGACAAAAAAGCTAGTAAATTTAAGCAAAGAGGCAAAATACGTCAATAATAACGTCGCAGGCGAGTATTTCACGCTTAGCGTCGAAAAGAAAGACAAGCTAATCTCTGCTCTGAGAGCCAAAAATTTCGCGATGCTTGACGGCAACGCAAATGTCGATGTAATAAACGGCACGGCTAAATTTATAGATAAAAATAGCGTCGAAGTAACTGCCGCAGACGGCTCAAAAAGCACGCTTACCGCGCCGACTATCGTTATAAATACGGGTTCGGTTAATGAAAAACCAAGCTTTGAGGTTAGTTCAAATTTAGCCTTTGATAGCACGGGGGTTTTAAATCTAAAAACGCTTCCAAAGCACCTAGTAGTCGTAGGCGGCGGATATATCGGGCTTGAGTTTGCCTCGATGTTTGCCGAATTTGGCTCAAAAGTTACCATCGTAGCTCGCTCGGGCGTACTAAAAAACGAGGACGAGGACGTAAAGCAGAGCGTAAAAGCGCTACTACAAACGCAAGGCGTCGAGATTTTAGAAGGCTGCGAAGTTAAAAATTTAAAAGACGGCACGCTAAATTTCACCCAAAACGGCGAGCCAAAAAGCCTTGACGCGGACGCATTTTTACTAGCGACGGGGCGCGTAGCGGCGACTGCGGAGCTAAATTTAAGCGCAGCCGGCGTACAAACGGACGCCAAAGGAAACGTGTCGGTAAACGAGTTTTTGCAAACCGCCCAGCCGCATATCTATGCAGTAGGCGACGTTCGCGGCGGCGAGCTTTTTACCTATACGAGCCTAGATGATTTTCGCATCGTCTTTGACAAGCTTTTTGGCGCAGGCAAACGCAGCACGCTAAACCGCTCTCCTCACGCTAGCACGCTTTTTACCGAGACTCCACTAGCTAGCATCGGACTAAGCGAAAAACGAGCGACGGCGCAAAATTTGGACTTTAAAGTCCTAAAACTAGCACTAGCCGCAGTCCCCGGCGCAAAGGTAGTCGGCAACGAAACCGGCTTTTTAAAAGCGATCGTAGACGCAAAAAGCGGCAAAATTTTAGGCGCGGCATTTCACTGCGTTTACGCAAACGAGCTTATCAACGAAATCGCCATCGCAATGGCTCTAGGCGCGGGCGCTGATTTCTTTAAAAATCAGATTTTCACCCATCCTAGCATCAGCGAAGCGCTAAATGACCTCTTTGGACAATTTTAA
- a CDS encoding tetratricopeptide repeat protein, with protein sequence MRNLLLTFIGLLFVGCAASSGGPNDNPDYDFNKRAIEVLKPKCESGNYSACNDLAISYQNLQDHKTALKYYERACKNNYQAACTNLANMYQTGLGVSKDANKALEIYSASCTNGGAYSCYYLGEFYRSNADGKEPDYANAMSAYDRGCKLGDVPCCTNTAVLYEHGLGVAQDETKARSIYRSACFSGDTSACDNLKRMGRKR encoded by the coding sequence ATGAGGAATTTACTTCTTACCTTTATCGGGCTTTTGTTTGTAGGATGCGCAGCTTCAAGCGGCGGACCCAACGACAACCCCGACTACGATTTTAACAAACGCGCCATCGAAGTTCTAAAGCCAAAATGCGAAAGCGGCAACTACTCCGCGTGCAACGATCTTGCCATCAGCTATCAAAATTTACAAGATCACAAAACCGCTCTAAAATACTATGAAAGAGCATGCAAAAACAACTATCAAGCCGCCTGCACAAACCTCGCCAACATGTACCAAACCGGCCTTGGCGTAAGCAAAGACGCGAACAAAGCACTTGAAATCTATAGCGCCTCATGCACGAACGGCGGCGCGTACTCTTGCTACTACCTAGGCGAGTTTTATCGCTCAAACGCCGACGGCAAAGAGCCAGACTACGCAAACGCTATGTCGGCCTACGATAGAGGCTGCAAACTAGGCGACGTACCGTGCTGCACGAACACGGCCGTACTTTACGAGCACGGCCTAGGCGTAGCGCAGGATGAAACAAAAGCTAGAAGCATCTACCGCTCGGCGTGCTTTAGCGGCGACACGTCCGCATGCGACAATCTAAAAAGAATGGGCAGAAAGCGATAA
- the prfB gene encoding peptide chain release factor 2 — MDNYEYTELLKTLNTKVENIAGVVKPESIKARLKEIEEMENDQNFWQDIAKAGAIGKEKTKISNILNNFLNAKSAVDDAKELYELANSENDEETINSLFAEADELEDKIVNLEISMLLSGEDDGKNAIVTIHPGAGGTESNDWASMLYRMYLRFCEREGFKVETLDFQEGEEAGLKDVSFIVKGVNAYGYLKAENGIHRLVRTSPFDSAGRRHTSFTSVMVSPEIDDDIEIEIDEKDLKIDTYRAGGAGGQHVNKTESAVRITHAPTGIVVQCQNDRSQHKNKATAMKMLKSRLYELELMKQQEAAGSIEKSEIGWGHQIRSYVLFPYQQVKDNRSGEAYSQTDAILDGDIKKLIEGVLVSQKSIN, encoded by the coding sequence TTGGATAATTACGAATACACAGAACTCCTAAAAACCCTAAACACAAAAGTAGAAAATATCGCTGGCGTCGTAAAGCCTGAGAGTATCAAAGCTCGCCTAAAAGAGATCGAAGAGATGGAAAACGATCAAAATTTCTGGCAAGATATCGCAAAAGCGGGCGCCATCGGCAAGGAAAAAACTAAAATTTCAAACATCTTAAATAACTTCCTAAACGCTAAAAGCGCCGTAGACGATGCAAAGGAGCTATATGAGCTGGCAAACTCTGAAAACGACGAAGAGACGATAAATTCGCTCTTTGCCGAGGCGGACGAGCTAGAGGACAAGATCGTAAATTTAGAGATTTCTATGCTGCTTAGCGGCGAGGACGACGGCAAAAACGCCATCGTCACCATCCATCCGGGCGCTGGCGGCACTGAGAGTAACGACTGGGCGAGTATGCTATACCGCATGTATCTGCGCTTTTGCGAGCGCGAGGGCTTTAAGGTCGAGACTCTGGACTTCCAAGAGGGCGAAGAAGCGGGGTTAAAAGACGTGAGCTTTATCGTTAAAGGCGTAAACGCTTACGGCTATCTAAAGGCTGAAAACGGTATCCACCGCCTCGTGCGAACCAGCCCGTTTGATAGCGCCGGACGCCGCCATACGAGCTTTACTAGCGTGATGGTAAGCCCCGAGATCGACGACGACATCGAGATAGAAATCGACGAAAAAGATCTAAAAATCGACACCTACCGCGCGGGCGGAGCAGGCGGTCAGCACGTAAACAAAACCGAGTCTGCCGTACGCATCACTCACGCGCCTACTGGCATCGTCGTGCAGTGTCAAAACGACCGCAGCCAGCACAAAAACAAAGCCACAGCGATGAAAATGCTAAAATCGCGCCTTTACGAACTAGAGCTAATGAAACAGCAAGAAGCCGCCGGCAGTATCGAAAAAAGCGAGATCGGCTGGGGGCATCAAATCCGCTCCTACGTGCTTTTCCCGTATCAGCAGGTTAAAGACAACCGCAGCGGCGAGGCGTATAGCCAAACCGACGCGATACTAGACGGCGACATAAAAAAGCTCATCGAGGGCGTTTTGGTAAGTCAAAAAAGCATAAACTAG
- the tilS gene encoding tRNA lysidine(34) synthetase TilS, whose translation MLSAPVLHKLKSGRNLLAFSHGVDSTALFYLLDEAGVKFDLAIVDYNVRAQSKDEVASARDLAAKFNKQIYVKSVRLGESNFEHEARAARYEFFGQICREQGYENLILAHQFDDKFEWFLMQLGRGAGLSELLGMQELETREDYVIARPLLGVRKCELERFLRERNLKYFTDETNLTDQFKRGFVRAKFSEPFLNEYFGGVKKSFKFLATDALNLTPEISNPAPKIYLVKRGANELRGVDQACKRLGFVLSAAQRNECARCLESGADCVLGGKVAVGASVNFILVTPYIKAAMEKKFKEACRRLAIPPINRGFLFASGANLALFEELF comes from the coding sequence ATGCTAAGCGCGCCCGTTTTACATAAGCTAAAATCGGGGCGAAATCTGCTTGCCTTTTCGCACGGCGTCGATAGCACGGCGCTTTTTTACCTTTTAGACGAGGCGGGCGTGAAATTTGACCTTGCGATCGTGGATTATAATGTCCGAGCGCAGAGCAAGGACGAGGTCGCCTCGGCACGAGATCTGGCGGCTAAATTTAACAAACAAATCTACGTAAAAAGCGTGCGTCTTGGCGAGTCAAATTTCGAACACGAGGCGCGCGCGGCTAGATACGAGTTTTTTGGCCAAATTTGCCGCGAGCAGGGATATGAAAATTTGATCTTAGCGCATCAGTTTGACGATAAATTCGAGTGGTTTTTGATGCAACTTGGGCGCGGCGCAGGACTTAGCGAGCTGCTAGGCATGCAAGAGCTAGAAACTCGCGAGGACTACGTGATCGCTCGACCGCTTTTAGGCGTGCGAAAGTGCGAGCTGGAGCGGTTTTTGCGTGAGCGAAACCTAAAATACTTCACCGATGAGACAAATTTAACGGACCAGTTTAAACGCGGATTTGTTCGCGCGAAATTTAGCGAGCCATTTTTAAACGAGTACTTTGGCGGCGTGAAAAAAAGCTTTAAGTTTTTGGCGACCGATGCGTTAAATTTAACTCCCGAAATTTCTAATCCCGCACCTAAAATTTATCTCGTAAAACGCGGTGCAAACGAGCTTCGCGGCGTCGATCAGGCATGCAAGCGGCTAGGGTTTGTGCTAAGCGCCGCACAGCGAAACGAATGCGCTCGCTGCCTAGAAAGCGGCGCTGACTGCGTGCTAGGCGGCAAGGTAGCCGTGGGCGCGAGCGTAAATTTTATACTTGTAACGCCATATATCAAAGCGGCTATGGAAAAGAAATTTAAAGAAGCATGCAGACGGCTCGCCATCCCGCCGATAAACCGCGGATTTTTGTTTGCTTCGGGCGCGAATCTTGCGCTATTTGAGGAGCTTTTTTAG